In Phaeobacter porticola, one DNA window encodes the following:
- the dnaG gene encoding DNA primase, with the protein MSLPPGFLEELRNRVSLSQVVGRKVMWDQRKSNMGKGDMWAPCPFHHEKSASFHVDDRKGFYYCFGCQAKGDALKFVQETENVAFMEAVEILAQEAGMEMPARDPKAQQKQDHRTQLAEVMEQAVRFFRMQLNTRSGEGARSYLARRGLSGPALERWEIGFAPEGWQHLWDALRGKGVPEELIMGAGLAKPSNKGGKPYDTFRNRIMFPIRDARGRAIAFGGRAMDPRDNAKYLNSPETALFDKGRSLYNHGPARTASGKSGQLLVAEGYMDVIALAEGGFDAAVAPLGTAITESQLQMIWRIADEPIIALDGDTAGLRAAMRLIDLALPLLEAGKSLRFALMPEGKDPDDLIRAEGPEAVQAVLDQAMPMVRLLWQRETEGKVFDSPERKAALDKALRDKIRLIRDPSIRRHYGEDLQDMRWQLFRGGRSRDEAASGPSLDIGFDPGPDAGFAADQGPTFDPAGDPGYGADFDAGYDPGFDPGYDPGIDPGYDAAPAPTGGQGAASRGSSYKPNPGGYNSGKSRKSGGFRDGARMPWRGKNAPPQPLETTRNSLLAGGSEESLVRVREAVILAAVIVTPAVVAKFEANLERMACVGSDHALLRDLVLRYGVDAPDRLKDEIAQAAGAHALENLFALRHVAISPCLRKPGDVETASLTLAEEFAKLEARQGLDAEVAEAEEDLDGLADEAVTWRLGQAAEARNKAVRSENEDRAQYDVGENGARLNRDERDAFGALLERIGYSKK; encoded by the coding sequence ATGTCGCTGCCCCCTGGCTTTCTTGAAGAATTGCGCAACCGCGTCAGCCTCTCGCAGGTTGTCGGGCGCAAGGTCATGTGGGATCAGCGTAAATCCAACATGGGCAAGGGCGATATGTGGGCACCATGCCCATTTCACCATGAGAAATCTGCGAGTTTTCACGTCGATGACCGCAAAGGATTCTACTACTGCTTTGGCTGTCAGGCCAAAGGGGATGCGCTAAAGTTTGTGCAGGAAACCGAGAATGTCGCTTTCATGGAGGCGGTGGAGATCCTTGCACAGGAGGCGGGCATGGAAATGCCGGCGCGCGACCCCAAAGCACAGCAGAAACAGGACCATCGGACGCAATTGGCCGAGGTCATGGAGCAGGCGGTGCGGTTTTTCCGGATGCAGCTCAACACCCGATCCGGTGAGGGCGCGCGTAGCTATCTTGCCCGCCGCGGGCTGAGCGGTCCGGCGCTGGAGCGCTGGGAGATCGGCTTTGCCCCCGAAGGCTGGCAGCATCTCTGGGACGCCCTGCGCGGCAAGGGGGTGCCGGAAGAGCTGATCATGGGCGCAGGACTGGCGAAGCCATCGAACAAAGGCGGAAAACCCTACGATACGTTCCGAAACCGGATCATGTTTCCGATTCGCGATGCGCGTGGGCGTGCGATTGCCTTTGGCGGGCGCGCAATGGACCCGCGCGACAATGCCAAATATCTGAACTCGCCAGAGACGGCGCTGTTTGACAAGGGGCGCAGTCTTTATAATCACGGACCCGCGCGCACGGCGTCAGGCAAATCCGGCCAGCTTCTGGTCGCCGAAGGGTATATGGATGTGATCGCCCTGGCTGAGGGTGGTTTTGACGCGGCGGTTGCGCCATTGGGGACTGCAATCACCGAAAGCCAGTTACAGATGATCTGGCGCATCGCCGATGAGCCAATCATTGCGCTGGACGGGGATACCGCCGGCCTGCGCGCCGCCATGCGGTTGATTGATCTGGCGTTGCCCCTGCTTGAGGCCGGGAAGTCCCTGCGCTTTGCGCTGATGCCCGAGGGCAAGGACCCCGATGATCTGATCCGCGCCGAGGGCCCGGAGGCGGTGCAGGCAGTGCTGGACCAGGCCATGCCAATGGTCCGCCTGCTGTGGCAGCGCGAGACCGAAGGTAAGGTCTTTGACAGCCCAGAACGCAAGGCGGCGCTGGACAAGGCGTTACGGGACAAAATCCGGCTGATCCGTGACCCGTCGATCCGGCGTCACTATGGCGAGGATCTTCAGGATATGCGCTGGCAATTGTTCCGAGGGGGACGCAGCCGTGACGAGGCGGCCTCTGGTCCCAGTCTGGACATCGGCTTTGACCCAGGGCCGGATGCTGGCTTTGCTGCGGATCAGGGGCCAACCTTTGATCCCGCAGGTGACCCCGGCTATGGCGCTGATTTTGATGCGGGCTACGATCCGGGTTTTGACCCCGGATATGACCCTGGAATTGACCCTGGCTATGATGCAGCACCCGCGCCGACAGGCGGGCAGGGGGCAGCCTCTCGCGGCAGCAGCTACAAGCCCAATCCGGGCGGCTACAATTCCGGTAAGTCACGCAAGAGTGGCGGATTCCGTGATGGCGCACGGATGCCATGGCGGGGCAAGAATGCGCCGCCGCAGCCGCTGGAGACAACGCGGAATTCACTGCTGGCCGGTGGCAGTGAGGAATCTCTGGTGCGGGTGCGTGAGGCGGTGATCCTGGCCGCCGTGATCGTGACCCCAGCTGTGGTTGCCAAGTTTGAAGCCAATTTGGAGCGCATGGCCTGTGTCGGCTCGGACCACGCTTTGCTGCGCGATCTGGTGCTGCGCTATGGTGTTGATGCACCAGATCGCCTGAAAGATGAGATTGCGCAGGCTGCGGGGGCGCATGCCCTTGAAAACCTCTTTGCGCTTCGCCATGTGGCAATCAGCCCCTGTCTGCGCAAACCCGGTGATGTTGAAACCGCCAGCCTGACCCTCGCCGAGGAATTCGCCAAATTGGAAGCACGCCAGGGACTGGATGCGGAAGTGGCCGAAGCAGAAGAGGATTTGGACGGGCTTGCCGATGAGGCGGTGACCTGGCGATTGGGACAGGCCGCTGAGGCGCGCAACAAGGCCGTGCGCAGCGAAAACGAAGATCGTGCACAATATGATGTGGGCGAGAACGGCGCACGCCTAAACCGCGATGAACGCGACGCTTTTGGAGCGTTATTGGAACGTATTGGCTATTCCAAGAAGTGA